A window of the Streptomyces sp. JB150 genome harbors these coding sequences:
- a CDS encoding isoprenyl transferase, whose amino-acid sequence MNLRDKLRGLLVRLYARRVEGHLDHAQVPKHIGVIMDGNRRWAKAAGSSTVHGHRAGAEKIEEFLGWCTETDVEVVTLWLLSTDNFDRPREELVPLLGIIEDVVRTLAADGRWRVHHVGTMDLLPAGMQTTLKEAEEATAHIDGILVNVAIGYGGRQEIADAVRSMLHEAAERGTSLTELAEAVDIDMIGRHLYTGDQPDPDLVIRTSGEQRLSGFMLWQTAHSEYYFCDVFWPAFRKVDFLRALRDYAARHRRYGG is encoded by the coding sequence GTGAACCTGCGCGACAAGCTGCGCGGCCTGCTGGTCAGGCTCTACGCACGCCGGGTGGAAGGCCACCTGGACCACGCTCAGGTGCCCAAGCACATCGGCGTGATCATGGACGGCAACCGCCGCTGGGCGAAGGCGGCGGGCTCCAGCACCGTGCACGGCCACCGGGCCGGCGCCGAGAAGATCGAGGAGTTCCTCGGCTGGTGCACCGAGACGGACGTCGAGGTCGTCACGCTCTGGCTGCTGTCGACGGACAACTTCGACCGGCCGCGGGAGGAACTGGTCCCGCTGCTCGGCATCATCGAGGACGTCGTGCGCACCCTCGCCGCCGACGGCCGCTGGCGGGTGCACCACGTGGGCACCATGGACCTGCTGCCGGCGGGCATGCAGACCACCCTGAAGGAGGCCGAGGAGGCCACCGCCCACATCGACGGGATACTGGTCAACGTCGCCATCGGCTACGGCGGCCGGCAGGAGATCGCCGACGCGGTCCGCTCGATGCTGCACGAGGCGGCCGAGCGGGGCACCTCCCTGACGGAGCTGGCCGAGGCCGTCGACATCGACATGATCGGCCGTCACCTGTACACCGGCGACCAGCCCGACCCCGACCTGGTCATCCGCACCAGCGGCGAGCAGCGGCTGTCCGGATTCATGCTGTGGCAGACGGCCCATTCGGAGTACTACTTCTGCGACGTTTTCTGGCCGGCCTTCCGCAAGGTCGACTTCCTGCGTGCCCTGCGCGACTACGCGGCACGCCACCGCCGTTACGGCGGCTGA
- a CDS encoding peroxiredoxin, which translates to MLTVGDKFPEFELTACVSLEKGKEFEKINHKTYEGKWKVIFAWPKDFTFVCPTEIAAFGKLNDEFADRDAQVLGFSGDSEFVHHAWRKDHDDLRDLPFPMMADSKHELMRALGIEDEEGFAKRAVFIVDQNNEIQFTMVTAGSVGRNPKEVLRVLDALQTDELCPCNWNKGDETLDPVALLAGE; encoded by the coding sequence GTGCTCACTGTCGGTGACAAGTTCCCCGAGTTCGAACTGACCGCCTGCGTCTCGCTGGAGAAGGGCAAGGAGTTCGAGAAGATCAACCACAAGACCTACGAGGGCAAGTGGAAGGTGATCTTCGCCTGGCCCAAGGACTTCACCTTCGTGTGCCCGACCGAGATCGCGGCCTTCGGCAAGCTGAACGACGAGTTCGCCGACCGTGACGCCCAGGTCCTCGGCTTCTCCGGCGACTCCGAGTTCGTCCACCACGCCTGGCGCAAGGACCACGACGACCTGCGCGACCTGCCGTTCCCGATGATGGCCGACTCCAAGCACGAGCTGATGCGTGCCCTCGGCATCGAGGACGAGGAGGGGTTCGCCAAGCGCGCGGTCTTCATCGTGGACCAGAACAACGAGATCCAGTTCACCATGGTGACCGCCGGCTCCGTCGGCCGTAACCCCAAGGAGGTCCTGCGGGTCCTCGACGCGCTGCAGACGGACGAGCTGTGCCCCTGCAACTGGAACAAGGGCGACGAGACCCTGGACCCGGTCGCGCTGCTGGCTGGTGAGTGA
- a CDS encoding SPFH domain-containing protein, protein MATHDTAAVADLPDMPEPRVREFTAHSIGGGLALLLGLLGLLGGIAMVVAATTVTAAGAKAALIALGVLTGVAAFVAMCGLNMVAPGEARVVQLFGRYRGTIRQDGLRWVNPLTSRTKISTRVRNHETAVLKVNDAYGNPIELAAVVVWKVEDTAQATFEVDDYIEFVSTQTEAAVRHIAIEYPYDAHDEDGLSLRGNAEEITEKLAVELQARVEAAGVRIIESRFTHLAYAPEIASAMLQRQQAGAVVAARRQIVDGAVGMVEAALDRIAERDIVELDSERKAAMVSNLMVVLCGDRSAQPVLNTGTLYQ, encoded by the coding sequence ATGGCCACACACGACACCGCCGCCGTCGCCGATCTGCCCGACATGCCCGAACCGCGCGTCCGGGAGTTCACCGCGCACAGCATCGGCGGCGGACTCGCCCTGCTGCTGGGCCTGCTCGGGCTGCTCGGCGGGATCGCCATGGTCGTCGCCGCGACGACCGTGACGGCCGCCGGCGCCAAGGCCGCACTGATCGCCCTCGGCGTCCTGACCGGCGTCGCCGCGTTCGTCGCCATGTGCGGGCTGAACATGGTGGCGCCGGGCGAGGCCCGCGTGGTGCAGCTCTTCGGGCGCTACCGGGGCACGATCCGCCAGGACGGACTGCGCTGGGTGAACCCGCTCACCTCCCGCACCAAGATCTCGACGCGGGTCCGCAACCACGAGACCGCCGTCCTGAAGGTCAACGACGCCTACGGCAACCCGATCGAGCTGGCCGCGGTCGTGGTGTGGAAGGTCGAGGACACCGCGCAGGCCACCTTCGAGGTGGACGACTACATCGAGTTCGTCTCCACCCAGACCGAGGCGGCCGTCCGGCACATCGCCATCGAGTACCCGTACGACGCCCACGACGAGGACGGGCTCTCGCTGCGCGGCAACGCCGAGGAGATCACCGAGAAGCTGGCCGTCGAGCTGCAGGCGCGCGTCGAGGCGGCAGGCGTGCGGATCATCGAGTCCCGCTTCACGCACCTCGCCTACGCCCCCGAGATCGCCTCGGCGATGCTCCAGCGCCAGCAGGCCGGCGCGGTGGTCGCGGCGCGGCGGCAGATCGTGGACGGCGCGGTCGGCATGGTCGAGGCGGCCCTGGACCGGATCGCCGAGCGGGACATCGTGGAACTCGACTCCGAACGGAAGGCGGCGATGGTGTCCAACCTCATGGTGGTGCTGTGCGGGGACCGCTCCGCGCAGCCGGTCCTCAACACCGGGACGCTCTACCAGTGA
- a CDS encoding transglycosylase SLT domain-containing protein → MSRISVRGLAVASATAVTAVGSVVGVASGSTAQNNDAEAAATDLTLLADIPAGQQAQVQTASLTQQADVQAIAADASAKKDAEEAARKKAAETAIAKKEQAEKAAQEAKEAKEREEAEQKASRDAARADASTFAVQSSYSIAQIQSMARQMVPGDQWTCFSNIVDHESDWNYRAVNPSSGAYGLFQALPGSKMASVGADWQTNPATQIKWGLNYMNDRYGSPCGAWSFWQANHWY, encoded by the coding sequence GTGAGCCGGATTTCGGTCCGGGGACTCGCAGTGGCCTCGGCCACCGCGGTCACCGCAGTCGGAAGCGTCGTCGGCGTTGCCTCGGGCAGCACCGCGCAGAACAACGACGCCGAGGCGGCGGCAACCGACCTGACGCTCCTCGCGGACATACCCGCGGGCCAACAGGCCCAGGTGCAGACCGCCTCCCTGACGCAGCAGGCCGACGTCCAGGCCATCGCCGCGGACGCGAGCGCCAAGAAGGACGCCGAGGAGGCGGCCCGCAAGAAGGCCGCCGAGACCGCGATCGCGAAGAAGGAGCAGGCCGAGAAGGCCGCTCAGGAGGCCAAGGAAGCCAAGGAGCGCGAGGAGGCCGAGCAGAAGGCCAGCCGCGACGCCGCCCGGGCCGACGCCTCCACCTTCGCCGTCCAGAGCTCGTACTCCATCGCGCAGATCCAGTCGATGGCGCGCCAGATGGTGCCCGGCGACCAGTGGACCTGCTTCAGCAACATCGTGGACCACGAGTCCGACTGGAACTACCGCGCGGTCAACCCCTCTTCCGGCGCCTACGGTCTCTTCCAGGCGCTGCCCGGGTCCAAGATGGCGTCCGTCGGCGCCGACTGGCAGACCAACCCGGCCACGCAGATCAAGTGGGGCCTCAACTACATGAACGACCGCTACGGCAGCCCCTGCGGCGCCTGGTCGTTCTGGCAGGCCAACCACTGGTACTAG
- a CDS encoding LysR substrate-binding domain-containing protein has protein sequence MGHAGKRRQPSLAQLRAFAAVAEHLHFRDAAAAIGMSQPALSGAVSALEEVLGVTLLERTTRKVLLSPAGERLAVRAKAVLEEVGALMEEAEAVRAPFTGALRLGVIPTVAPYLLPTVLRLVHERYPDLDLQVHEEQTANLLDGLTSGRLDLLLLAVPLGVPGVVELPLFDEDFVLVTPLDHRLGGREGIPREALKELNLLLLDEGHCLRDQALDICREAGREDAPVTTTAAGLSTLVQLVAGGLGCTLLPRTALKVETSRSNQLLTGYFADPAPTRRIALAMRAGAARGAEYTELASALRDALRPLPVRVVEDTA, from the coding sequence ATGGGTCATGCCGGCAAGCGGCGCCAGCCCAGTCTTGCCCAGCTGAGGGCCTTTGCCGCCGTCGCCGAGCATCTCCACTTCCGGGACGCCGCCGCGGCGATCGGCATGAGCCAGCCCGCGCTCTCCGGCGCCGTCTCCGCCCTGGAGGAGGTGCTGGGGGTGACCCTCCTCGAGCGTACGACCCGCAAGGTGCTGCTCTCGCCCGCCGGCGAGCGCCTCGCCGTCCGCGCGAAGGCGGTGCTGGAGGAAGTCGGCGCGCTGATGGAGGAGGCCGAGGCGGTGCGGGCGCCCTTCACCGGGGCGCTGCGGCTCGGCGTGATCCCGACGGTCGCGCCGTATCTTCTGCCGACCGTGCTGCGCCTCGTCCACGAGCGCTACCCCGATCTCGACCTCCAGGTCCACGAGGAGCAGACCGCCAACCTCCTCGACGGCCTCACCAGCGGCCGCCTCGACCTGCTGCTGCTCGCGGTGCCGCTGGGGGTGCCGGGGGTGGTGGAACTGCCGTTGTTCGACGAGGACTTCGTCCTGGTCACCCCGCTCGACCACCGGCTCGGCGGCCGGGAGGGCATCCCGCGCGAGGCGCTGAAGGAACTCAACCTGCTGCTCCTGGACGAGGGCCACTGCCTGCGCGACCAGGCCCTCGACATCTGCCGCGAGGCCGGCCGTGAGGACGCCCCCGTGACCACCACCGCCGCCGGTCTGTCCACCCTCGTCCAGCTGGTCGCGGGCGGCCTCGGCTGCACCCTGCTGCCGCGCACCGCCCTCAAGGTGGAGACCAGCCGCAGCAACCAGCTCCTCACCGGCTATTTCGCCGACCCCGCCCCCACCCGCCGCATCGCCCTGGCCATGCGCGCGGGCGCCGCCCGCGGCGCCGAGTACACAGAACTGGCCTCCGCCCTACGCGACGCCCTGCGCCCCCTGCCGGTAAGGGTGGTGGAGGACACCGCCTGA
- a CDS encoding PhoH family protein, with translation MVTSAQRHKPDRRTYVLDTSVLLADPNALSRFDEHEVVLPVVVVTELEAKRHHPELGYFARQALRLLDDLRVRYGRLDAPIPTGDLGGTVRVELNHSDPSVLPSGYRLGDNDSRILAVARNLQAEGFDVTVVSKDLPLRIKASSVGLLAEEYRAELAITDSSGWTGMSELTLAAEQVDILFEEGHIHVPEAADLPVHTGLTIHSERGRALGRVTPDGMVRLVRGDREAFGIKGRSAEQRIALDLLLDPEVGIVSMGGRAGTGKSALALCAGLEAVLERRQHEKIMVFRPLYAVGGQELGYLPGTEAEKMSPWAQAVFDTLSAVTSREVIEEVTARGMLEVLPLTHIRGRSLHDAFVIVDEAQSLERNVLLTVLSRIGANSRVVLTHDVAQRDNLRVGRYDGVVAVVERLKGHPLFAHVTLNRSERSQIAALVTEMLEEGQI, from the coding sequence GTGGTGACCAGCGCACAGCGCCACAAGCCAGACCGGCGCACCTATGTTCTCGACACCAGCGTCCTGCTGGCCGACCCGAACGCTCTGAGCCGCTTCGACGAGCACGAGGTCGTGCTGCCCGTCGTCGTGGTCACGGAGCTGGAGGCCAAGCGGCACCATCCCGAACTCGGCTACTTCGCCCGGCAGGCCCTGCGCCTGCTCGACGACCTCCGGGTGCGGTACGGGCGTCTCGACGCCCCCATCCCCACCGGCGACCTCGGCGGGACCGTGCGTGTCGAGCTCAACCACTCGGACCCCAGCGTGCTGCCCAGCGGCTACCGCCTGGGGGACAACGACTCCCGCATCCTCGCGGTCGCCCGCAACCTGCAGGCCGAGGGGTTCGACGTCACCGTCGTGTCGAAGGACCTGCCGCTGAGGATCAAGGCCTCCTCGGTCGGCCTGCTGGCCGAGGAGTACCGCGCGGAGCTCGCCATCACGGACTCCTCCGGCTGGACCGGGATGTCCGAACTGACCCTGGCGGCCGAGCAGGTGGACATCCTCTTCGAGGAAGGGCACATCCACGTCCCCGAGGCGGCGGACCTGCCCGTGCACACGGGCCTGACCATCCACTCCGAGCGCGGCCGGGCCCTCGGCCGGGTGACGCCGGACGGCATGGTCCGGCTGGTGCGCGGCGACCGGGAGGCGTTCGGCATCAAGGGGCGCAGCGCCGAGCAGCGCATCGCGCTCGACCTGCTGCTCGACCCGGAGGTGGGGATCGTCTCGATGGGCGGCCGGGCCGGCACCGGCAAGTCGGCGCTGGCACTGTGCGCGGGCCTGGAGGCGGTGCTGGAGCGCCGCCAGCACGAGAAGATCATGGTCTTCCGCCCGCTGTACGCGGTCGGCGGGCAGGAGCTGGGCTATCTGCCCGGCACCGAGGCGGAGAAGATGAGCCCCTGGGCGCAGGCCGTCTTCGACACCCTCTCGGCGGTCACCAGCCGCGAGGTCATCGAGGAGGTCACCGCGCGCGGCATGCTGGAGGTGCTGCCGCTCACCCACATCCGCGGGCGCTCGCTGCACGACGCGTTCGTCATCGTGGACGAGGCCCAGTCGCTGGAGCGGAACGTCCTGCTGACCGTCCTGTCGCGGATCGGGGCGAATTCCCGGGTGGTGCTCACCCATGACGTGGCCCAGCGGGACAACCTCCGGGTCGGGCGCTACGACGGTGTCGTCGCCGTCGTGGAGAGGCTGAAGGGGCATCCGCTGTTCGCGCACGTCACCCTCAACCGGTCCGAGAGGTCCCAGATCGCCGCCCTTGTGACCGAAATGCTGGAGGAAGGGCAGATCTGA
- a CDS encoding AI-2E family transporter → MSRVPGWLGRLGAGLNRMGRQWEERRAEAEREHADSAREPAGTPAQVPPPPGYAPAVAPRPDPAQAVPWGVRVAAEAGWRLLVLAGTVWVLMRVISAVQLVVLAFVAALLMTALLQPTVGRLRRLGVPRGLATALAALLGFVVMGLVGWFVTWQVMENIDDLSDQVQDGIDELRRWLLDSPFHVTDKQINDIAENLREAIGANTDQITSAGLEGVTVVVETLTGILLAVFSTLFLLYDGRRIWEWTLRLVPAAARPGVAGAGPRAWRTLTAYVRGTVIVALIDAIFIGLGIYFLDVPMAVPLAVFIFLFAFIPLVGAVVSGALAVVVALVTQGVFTAVMTLVVVLAVQQIEGHILQPFILGRAVRVHPLAVVLSVAAGGMVAGIGGAVVAVPLVAVTNTVVGYLRAYSTESTLRHSPPPHGATATDAAPGVPPSEPGA, encoded by the coding sequence ATGTCGCGAGTGCCAGGGTGGCTCGGCCGGCTGGGCGCCGGACTGAACCGCATGGGCAGACAGTGGGAGGAACGCCGCGCGGAGGCCGAGCGGGAGCACGCGGACAGCGCACGTGAGCCGGCCGGAACGCCGGCGCAGGTGCCGCCGCCCCCCGGATACGCCCCGGCCGTCGCGCCCCGCCCCGACCCGGCGCAGGCCGTGCCGTGGGGCGTCAGGGTCGCCGCCGAGGCCGGCTGGCGGCTGCTGGTGCTGGCGGGCACCGTCTGGGTGCTCATGCGGGTCATCAGCGCCGTCCAGCTCGTGGTGCTGGCCTTCGTCGCCGCGCTGCTGATGACGGCGCTGCTGCAGCCGACCGTCGGCCGGCTGCGCCGCCTCGGGGTGCCGCGCGGCCTGGCCACCGCGCTGGCCGCGCTGCTCGGGTTCGTGGTGATGGGCCTGGTCGGCTGGTTCGTGACCTGGCAGGTCATGGAGAACATCGACGACCTCTCCGACCAGGTGCAGGACGGCATCGACGAGCTGCGCCGCTGGCTGCTGGACAGCCCGTTCCACGTCACCGACAAGCAGATCAACGACATCGCGGAGAACCTGCGCGAGGCGATCGGCGCCAACACCGACCAGATCACCTCGGCCGGTCTGGAGGGCGTGACGGTCGTCGTCGAGACGCTGACCGGCATCCTGCTCGCCGTCTTCTCCACGCTCTTCCTGCTCTACGACGGCCGGCGCATCTGGGAGTGGACGCTGAGGCTGGTCCCGGCCGCCGCCCGGCCCGGTGTGGCGGGCGCGGGGCCGCGGGCCTGGCGGACGCTGACGGCGTATGTGCGCGGCACGGTGATAGTGGCCCTGATCGACGCCATCTTCATCGGCCTCGGCATCTACTTCCTGGACGTGCCGATGGCCGTGCCGCTGGCGGTGTTCATCTTCCTGTTCGCCTTCATCCCGCTGGTCGGCGCCGTGGTCTCCGGGGCGCTCGCGGTGGTCGTCGCGCTGGTCACCCAGGGCGTGTTCACCGCCGTGATGACGCTGGTCGTGGTGCTCGCGGTGCAGCAGATCGAGGGGCACATCCTGCAGCCGTTCATCCTCGGGCGGGCCGTGCGGGTGCATCCGCTCGCCGTGGTGCTGTCGGTCGCTGCGGGCGGCATGGTCGCCGGGATCGGCGGCGCGGTGGTCGCCGTACCGCTGGTGGCGGTGACGAACACGGTCGTCGGCTATCTGCGGGCGTACTCCACGGAGTCCACGCTGCGGCACTCCCCGCCGCCGCACGGTGCCACGGCGACCGACGCGGCGCCGGGCGTGCCGCCCTCGGAGCCGGGCGCCTGA
- a CDS encoding ABC transporter permease, producing the protein MNLRQWARDLGLGFRFAFAGGREGWIRALLTAVGVGLGVALLLLTTAIPNALAARHDRESARSDLRFSQTELDKGDDTLLVANAGTTFRDKDIRGRVLEPEGPHAPVPPGVDRLPGVDEMVVSPALKRLLESDEGTLLRDRLPQRITGTIGESGLIGSQELAFYRGGEGLAARLGEGASRIDRFGDPLPSTERMDPVLLLLILVVFVVLLMPVGVFVATAVRFGGERRDRRLAALRLVGADSRMTRRVAAGEAMAGALLGLVFGTGFFLIGRQWAGSVEVFRFSAFPSYLDPSPLLALLVAVAVPAAAVLVTQAALRGVVIEPLGVVRTARPARRRLWWRLLLPLAGLGMLYPMIGNGRDEGEFNQYLVTGGVLLLLVGVTALLPWIVEAVVARLGAGAVSWQLAVRRLQLSSGSAARMVNGIAVAVAGAIALQMLFAGVEDDYTKDTGQDLTRAQMQVGVPAGLSLDAARARFEATEGVSRVYGFSEGMVGDRAEEPERFTQIAVGDCGSLRELAALPSCRDGDVFVLEGAEYDTDGLALARPGGALYFDTTSSGDEATPVAWPVPEDIRRARSVPDPTGVRRGGILLTPGALPREAAAAVPGQLYLRLDESVPDAREHVRNTAADIDPFVEPMTWVAAKQSNRFAAIRTGLFVGASCVLLLIGASLLVSQLEQLRERRKLLSSLVAFGTRRSTLSLSVLWQTAVPIALGLALACVVGLTLGTVLLKMTDTAVRVDWASVLAMTGMGAGVVLVVTLLSMPPLIRLMRPDGLRTE; encoded by the coding sequence ATGAACCTGCGGCAGTGGGCGAGGGACCTGGGACTCGGGTTCCGGTTCGCGTTCGCCGGCGGGCGGGAAGGGTGGATCCGCGCCCTGCTGACCGCCGTCGGAGTCGGCCTCGGGGTGGCGCTGCTGCTGCTCACGACCGCGATCCCGAACGCGCTGGCGGCACGGCACGACCGGGAGAGCGCCCGCTCGGACCTCCGGTTCAGCCAGACCGAGCTGGACAAGGGCGACGACACCTTGCTCGTCGCCAACGCCGGTACGACCTTCCGCGACAAGGACATCCGCGGCCGGGTGCTGGAGCCGGAGGGGCCGCACGCCCCCGTGCCGCCCGGCGTCGACCGGCTCCCCGGCGTGGACGAGATGGTGGTCTCCCCCGCGCTGAAGCGGCTGCTGGAGTCGGACGAGGGCACGCTGCTGCGCGACCGGCTGCCGCAGCGGATCACCGGCACCATCGGGGAGAGCGGGCTGATCGGCTCGCAGGAACTCGCCTTCTACCGGGGCGGCGAGGGGCTCGCGGCGCGGCTCGGCGAGGGGGCCTCCCGGATCGACCGGTTCGGTGATCCGCTGCCGTCGACGGAGCGGATGGACCCGGTGCTGCTGCTGCTGATCCTGGTCGTCTTCGTGGTGCTGCTGATGCCGGTCGGCGTCTTCGTCGCCACGGCCGTGCGGTTCGGCGGCGAGCGCCGCGACCGGCGGCTGGCCGCGCTGCGGCTGGTCGGCGCCGACAGCCGGATGACGCGGCGGGTGGCCGCGGGCGAGGCGATGGCCGGGGCGCTGCTCGGGCTGGTCTTCGGCACCGGGTTCTTCCTGATCGGCCGCCAGTGGGCGGGGTCGGTGGAGGTGTTCCGGTTCAGCGCCTTCCCCAGCTACCTGGACCCCTCGCCGCTGCTCGCGCTGCTGGTCGCCGTCGCGGTGCCGGCCGCGGCCGTGCTGGTCACCCAGGCCGCGCTGCGCGGCGTGGTGATCGAACCCCTCGGGGTGGTGCGCACGGCGCGGCCCGCGCGGCGCCGGCTGTGGTGGCGGCTGCTGCTGCCGCTGGCGGGCCTCGGGATGCTCTACCCGATGATCGGCAACGGGCGGGACGAGGGCGAGTTCAACCAGTACCTCGTCACCGGCGGTGTCCTGCTGCTGCTGGTCGGCGTGACCGCGCTGCTGCCGTGGATCGTCGAGGCCGTCGTCGCCCGGCTCGGCGCGGGCGCGGTGTCCTGGCAGCTCGCCGTACGACGACTCCAGCTGAGCAGCGGCTCGGCGGCCCGCATGGTCAACGGCATCGCGGTGGCGGTGGCCGGGGCGATCGCGCTGCAGATGCTGTTCGCGGGCGTCGAGGACGACTACACGAAGGACACCGGGCAGGACCTCACCCGCGCCCAGATGCAGGTCGGCGTCCCGGCGGGCCTCTCGCTCGACGCGGCGCGCGCCCGCTTCGAGGCGACCGAGGGCGTCAGCCGGGTGTACGGCTTCTCCGAGGGCATGGTCGGCGACCGGGCCGAGGAGCCGGAGCGGTTCACGCAGATCGCCGTCGGCGACTGCGGGTCCCTGCGGGAGCTGGCCGCGCTGCCCTCCTGCCGGGACGGCGACGTGTTCGTGCTGGAGGGCGCCGAGTACGACACCGACGGGCTCGCACTGGCCCGGCCGGGCGGCGCGCTCTACTTCGACACCACCTCGTCCGGCGACGAGGCGACGCCGGTCGCCTGGCCCGTGCCGGAGGACATCCGGCGGGCCCGCTCGGTCCCGGACCCCACCGGCGTCCGGCGCGGCGGCATCCTGCTCACCCCGGGTGCCCTGCCCCGCGAGGCCGCGGCGGCCGTGCCCGGACAGCTCTATCTGCGGCTGGACGAGTCGGTGCCGGACGCCCGGGAGCACGTGCGCAACACCGCCGCGGACATCGACCCGTTCGTCGAGCCGATGACCTGGGTGGCCGCCAAGCAGAGCAACCGGTTCGCGGCCATCCGCACCGGCCTGTTCGTCGGCGCGAGCTGTGTGCTGCTGCTGATCGGGGCGAGTCTGCTCGTCTCCCAGCTGGAGCAGTTGCGGGAGCGCCGCAAGCTGCTCTCCTCGCTGGTCGCCTTCGGCACGCGGCGCTCGACGCTGAGCCTGTCGGTGCTGTGGCAGACGGCGGTGCCGATCGCGCTCGGTCTCGCGCTGGCCTGCGTGGTGGGGCTGACGCTGGGCACGGTGCTGCTGAAGATGACGGACACCGCGGTGCGGGTGGACTGGGCGAGTGTGCTGGCGATGACGGGGATGGGTGCGGGGGTGGTGCTTGTCGTCACGCTGCTCAGCATGCCGCCGCTGATTCGGCTGATGCGGCCGGATGGTCTGCGCACGGAGTAG
- a CDS encoding ABC transporter ATP-binding protein: MSAPAGALLVAEGLRKTYGPTTALDGAGFSIHPGEVVAVMGPSGSGKSTLLHCLAGIVTPDAGSITYAGRELATMSDAGRSALRRSEFGFVFQFGQLVPELTCVENVALPLRLNGTSRRAAERTALEWMARLEVDGIAKKRPGEVSGGQGQRVAVARALVTGPRVLFADEPTGALDSLNGERVMELLTDAARSANAAVVLVTHEARVAAWSDREIVVRDGRSRDMERIV; this comes from the coding sequence GTGAGCGCCCCCGCCGGAGCCCTGCTCGTGGCCGAGGGGCTGCGCAAGACGTACGGGCCGACGACGGCGCTGGACGGCGCCGGGTTCTCCATCCACCCCGGCGAGGTCGTCGCCGTGATGGGCCCCTCCGGGTCCGGCAAGTCCACCCTGCTCCACTGCCTCGCCGGGATCGTCACCCCCGACGCAGGGTCGATCACGTACGCCGGGCGGGAGCTGGCCACCATGAGCGACGCCGGGCGCAGCGCGCTGCGGCGCAGCGAGTTCGGGTTCGTGTTCCAGTTCGGGCAGTTGGTGCCGGAGCTGACCTGCGTGGAGAACGTGGCGCTGCCGCTGCGGCTGAACGGCACGTCCCGCCGGGCCGCCGAGCGCACGGCGCTGGAGTGGATGGCCCGGCTGGAGGTCGACGGCATCGCCAAGAAGCGGCCCGGCGAGGTCTCCGGCGGGCAGGGGCAGCGCGTCGCCGTGGCGCGGGCGCTGGTGACGGGCCCGCGGGTGCTGTTCGCCGACGAGCCGACCGGCGCGCTCGACTCCCTCAACGGCGAGCGCGTGATGGAGCTGCTGACGGACGCGGCCCGGTCGGCCAACGCGGCCGTCGTGCTCGTCACCCACGAGGCGCGGGTCGCCGCCTGGTCCGACCGCGAGATCGTCGTACGGGACGGCAGGTCACGGGACATGGAGCGGATCGTATGA
- a CDS encoding alkyl hydroperoxide reductase has protein sequence MSLDALKSRIPDYAKDLKLNLGSVIGNSDLPAQQLWGTVLATAIASRSPIVLRELEPEAKANLTPEAYTAAKSAAAIMAMNNVFYRTRHLLSDHEYGTLRAGLRMNVIGNPGVDKVDFELWSFAVSAINGCGMCLDSHEQVLRKAGLDRDVIQEAFKIASVIQAVGVTLDAEAVLAE, from the coding sequence ATGTCGCTCGACGCGCTGAAGTCCCGTATACCGGACTACGCCAAGGACCTGAAGCTCAACCTGGGTTCGGTCATCGGCAACTCCGACCTCCCCGCCCAGCAGCTGTGGGGCACCGTGCTGGCGACCGCCATCGCCTCGCGCTCCCCGATCGTGCTGCGTGAGCTGGAGCCGGAGGCGAAGGCGAACCTCACGCCGGAGGCCTACACCGCGGCCAAGTCCGCGGCGGCCATCATGGCGATGAACAACGTCTTCTACCGCACCCGCCACCTGCTGTCCGACCACGAGTACGGCACCCTGCGCGCCGGTCTGCGGATGAACGTCATCGGCAACCCCGGCGTCGACAAGGTCGACTTCGAGCTGTGGTCGTTCGCCGTGTCCGCGATCAACGGCTGCGGCATGTGCCTGGACTCGCACGAGCAGGTGCTGCGCAAGGCGGGCCTCGACCGCGACGTGATCCAGGAGGCCTTCAAGATCGCCTCCGTGATCCAGGCGGTCGGCGTCACGCTGGACGCCGAGGCGGTCCTGGCCGAGTGA
- a CDS encoding PadR family transcriptional regulator, which produces MSIGHTLLGLLESGPRHGYDLKRAFDAKFGQDRPLHYGQVYSTMSRLLKNGLVEVDGIEPGGGPERKRYAITDAGITDVERWLATPEKPEPYLQSTLYTKVVLALLTHRDAADILDGQRAEHLRMMRILTDRKRKGDLADQLICDHALFHLEADLRWLELTAARLDKLAAAVVSE; this is translated from the coding sequence ATGTCCATCGGTCACACTCTTCTCGGCCTGCTCGAGTCCGGCCCCCGCCACGGCTACGACCTCAAGCGCGCCTTCGACGCGAAGTTCGGTCAGGACCGGCCGCTGCACTACGGCCAGGTCTACTCGACGATGTCCCGCCTGCTGAAGAACGGGCTCGTCGAAGTCGACGGCATCGAGCCCGGCGGCGGCCCGGAGCGCAAGCGGTACGCGATCACCGACGCCGGGATCACCGATGTCGAACGCTGGCTCGCCACCCCGGAGAAGCCCGAGCCGTACCTGCAGTCGACCCTCTACACCAAGGTCGTCCTCGCACTCCTCACCCACCGCGACGCCGCCGACATCCTCGACGGTCAGCGCGCCGAACACCTGCGCATGATGCGCATCCTCACCGACCGCAAGCGCAAGGGCGACCTCGCCGACCAGCTGATCTGCGACCACGCCCTGTTCCACCTCGAGGCCGACCTGCGCTGGCTGGAGCTGACCGCCGCGCGTCTCGACAAGCTGGCCGCGGCGGTGGTGTCCGAGTGA